The proteins below are encoded in one region of Aquisphaera giovannonii:
- a CDS encoding HTTM domain-containing protein, whose protein sequence is MRRLIRPAVDYAADLVRSSARDWDAFWFTPADPSLLGLLRILTGLMLLYTHAAWAPVLVDFFGPAGWLSPELVHAIQQDQHAYSFWWLVPAGGTWPTYVASMAILALFTAGLWTRLTSVLSLAVVISFAHRAPEAMFGLDQINAMLTLYLAIGPSGDALSLDRLLAARRAGHASPPEPSAGANLALRLINVHMCIIYLFAGLSKLQGESWWTGEAMWRALANMEYQTADMTWLAWHPWLVNLMTHTCVIWEVSFCMLVWRPRLRPLMLAGAVLLHAGIGICLGMWTFALIMLVGCASFLPRSAVRDLAAWLAPERPAFRPAALTLSLAPQAAGARFAATEPREPALARDLAG, encoded by the coding sequence ATGCGACGACTGATCCGCCCGGCGGTCGATTACGCGGCGGACCTGGTGCGGTCGTCCGCCCGCGACTGGGACGCCTTCTGGTTCACGCCGGCCGACCCGTCGCTGCTCGGCCTCCTGCGCATCCTGACCGGCCTGATGCTCCTGTACACCCACGCCGCCTGGGCGCCGGTGCTGGTCGACTTCTTCGGGCCGGCGGGCTGGCTGAGCCCGGAGCTGGTGCACGCGATCCAGCAGGACCAGCACGCCTACAGCTTCTGGTGGCTCGTGCCGGCGGGGGGCACCTGGCCGACCTACGTCGCATCCATGGCGATCCTAGCCCTGTTCACCGCGGGCCTGTGGACCCGGCTGACCTCGGTCCTGTCGCTGGCCGTGGTGATCTCGTTCGCCCATCGGGCCCCCGAGGCGATGTTCGGCCTCGACCAGATCAACGCGATGCTGACGCTCTACCTGGCGATCGGGCCCAGCGGCGACGCCCTGTCGCTCGACCGGCTGCTGGCGGCCCGCCGGGCCGGCCACGCCTCGCCGCCGGAGCCCTCCGCCGGGGCCAACCTGGCCCTCCGCCTGATCAACGTCCACATGTGCATCATCTACCTCTTCGCGGGCCTCTCGAAGCTGCAAGGGGAGTCGTGGTGGACGGGCGAGGCGATGTGGCGGGCGCTCGCCAACATGGAGTACCAGACGGCCGACATGACGTGGCTGGCCTGGCATCCCTGGCTGGTGAACCTGATGACGCACACCTGCGTGATCTGGGAGGTCTCGTTCTGCATGCTGGTCTGGCGGCCGCGGCTCCGCCCGCTGATGCTGGCCGGCGCGGTGCTCCTGCACGCGGGCATCGGAATCTGCCTGGGCATGTGGACCTTCGCCCTGATCATGCTCGTCGGCTGCGCCTCGTTCCTGCCCCGGTCCGCGGTGAGGGACCTCGCGGCATGGCTCGCCCCCGAGCGCCCGGCCTTCCGCCCGGCGGCCCTGACGCTCTCGCTGGCCCCCCAGGCCGCCGGCGCGCGATTCGCCGCGACGGAGCCGCGGGAGCCCGCGCTCGCCCGCGATCTGGCCGGGTGA
- the pelA gene encoding pectate lyase, protein MSLRLPRRLAVIGALALIGVAARGDSFRWRDYAGRPDSWFAGPEAARKAENILSHQSDRGSWPKNIDTSAAPYDGDRSKIRGTFDNGATTGELRFLARVDRATGRPRHRGAFLKGLDHILAAQYPNGGWPQSYPPGEGYHRHITFNDGAMVHLMEFLREVARDGEYDFVDAMRRRAAGRAFDAGIRCILDCQVIVDGVPTAWCAQHDEVTLMPAKGRAYEHPSLSGAESAGILALLMSLDDPSPRVRRAVHAGSRWFDRVRITGIRVERRDGDAAVVADPGAPPLWARFYEIGTDRPIFSGRDGVIRGKLAEIERERRAGYAWYGRWGEDEASRYRRWCARWDGAPRRD, encoded by the coding sequence ATGAGCTTGCGTCTGCCTCGGCGCCTCGCGGTCATCGGGGCCCTCGCCCTGATCGGAGTCGCGGCTCGCGGCGACTCGTTCCGGTGGCGGGACTACGCCGGCCGGCCCGATTCGTGGTTCGCCGGGCCCGAGGCGGCCCGGAAGGCGGAGAACATCCTGAGCCACCAGTCCGATCGGGGGAGCTGGCCGAAGAACATCGACACGTCCGCGGCGCCTTACGACGGCGATCGATCGAAGATCCGGGGGACCTTCGACAACGGGGCGACGACCGGCGAGCTGCGGTTCCTGGCGCGGGTCGATCGCGCGACCGGCCGGCCGCGTCACCGGGGCGCGTTCCTCAAGGGCCTGGACCACATCCTGGCCGCGCAGTATCCGAACGGGGGATGGCCGCAGTCCTACCCGCCCGGCGAGGGCTACCACCGGCACATCACGTTCAACGACGGCGCGATGGTGCACCTCATGGAGTTCCTCCGCGAGGTGGCGAGAGACGGCGAATACGACTTCGTCGATGCGATGCGTCGGCGGGCCGCCGGGCGGGCCTTCGACGCGGGCATCCGGTGCATCCTGGACTGCCAGGTCATCGTCGATGGCGTGCCGACCGCCTGGTGCGCCCAGCATGACGAGGTCACCCTCATGCCCGCGAAGGGGCGAGCCTACGAGCACCCGTCGCTCAGCGGCGCCGAGAGCGCGGGCATCCTGGCCCTGCTGATGAGCCTTGACGACCCGAGCCCCCGGGTCCGACGCGCCGTCCACGCCGGCTCCCGCTGGTTCGACCGCGTGCGGATCACGGGCATTCGCGTCGAGCGGCGCGACGGCGACGCCGCGGTGGTCGCCGACCCGGGCGCGCCCCCCCTGTGGGCCCGCTTCTACGAGATCGGCACCGACCGGCCGATCTTCAGCGGCCGGGACGGCGTCATCCGCGGCAAGCTCGCCGAGATCGAGCGCGAGCGCCGGGCCGGCTACGCCTGGTACGGCCGCTGGGGCGAGGACGAGGCCTCGCGGTATCGGCGATGGTGCGCGAGGTGGGATGGAGCACCTCGCCGGGACTGA
- a CDS encoding GumC domain-containing protein, giving the protein MTDANDPDRSPSAESQAMHGDADESGRPPEAPSSRRDGSGLAGFARRILIPWQLLSAPLVCLAYLLVEPTYWSQSLVLVERDEVNPFGPGGDARATADAQPEFLRSQLVSLISDPVLEAAFVVDPGIAKLPMFKGIGDPVGALRRRLDVGIVPNTNFIRIGLESASPDESARVVNAVTRAYKLATQPDEHQVVPPEIVGVRKDTASAEVAALEEYKEREIDPRIRKKQEQLLALAGKGSVRLREPDTGAKDAGRGVPEWASDMDAEELYRRTRDDLMQVQFQLIELETKLEARQEDKAQAAIDGRDGQPDAQARELGQQIRAASLRRDRLKALLDRFEVRMADSHAGAVRAGRVDQPPGRRPADRPEVVATEIRGGQGLLEDPAHRHGQGPKGPDPKSSPGLHDARPRRGSGGPTGALDGLAFRLSPRTAVARAPGGPGTGSRGGAAARDRRASSLTRANRGASLNSGAKAWAAALRGTSGPGTDLSPTESDRWRTTRGGRKCPMTVAASDGPAATSCGASGPGSSAPPCPAWASPARPGRGRARMRARPAARPLRRRPSRASIRA; this is encoded by the coding sequence ATGACTGACGCAAACGACCCGGATCGCAGTCCCTCGGCGGAATCGCAGGCGATGCACGGCGACGCCGACGAATCGGGCCGGCCTCCCGAGGCGCCCTCCTCGCGTCGCGACGGCAGCGGCCTCGCCGGATTCGCCCGGCGGATACTCATCCCCTGGCAGCTCCTGTCCGCCCCGCTGGTCTGCCTGGCCTATCTGCTCGTCGAGCCGACCTACTGGTCCCAGAGCCTCGTCCTCGTCGAGCGCGATGAGGTTAACCCGTTCGGCCCCGGGGGCGACGCTCGCGCGACGGCCGACGCGCAACCGGAATTCCTCCGCAGCCAGCTGGTCTCGCTCATCAGCGATCCCGTGCTCGAGGCCGCCTTCGTGGTCGATCCGGGGATCGCGAAGCTCCCGATGTTCAAGGGGATCGGCGATCCGGTCGGCGCGCTTCGCAGGCGTCTCGACGTGGGGATCGTCCCGAACACCAACTTCATCCGGATCGGGCTCGAATCCGCGTCGCCCGACGAGTCGGCCCGGGTCGTCAACGCGGTAACTCGGGCCTACAAGCTCGCCACCCAGCCGGACGAACACCAGGTCGTCCCGCCCGAGATCGTCGGCGTGCGCAAGGACACGGCGAGTGCCGAGGTCGCCGCCCTTGAGGAATACAAGGAGAGGGAGATCGACCCGAGGATCCGGAAAAAGCAGGAGCAGTTGCTGGCGCTGGCGGGCAAGGGGAGCGTCCGGCTTCGCGAGCCCGATACCGGCGCGAAGGACGCGGGCCGGGGCGTCCCCGAATGGGCCTCCGACATGGACGCCGAGGAGCTGTACCGACGGACGCGGGACGACCTCATGCAGGTCCAGTTCCAGCTTATCGAGCTGGAGACGAAGCTGGAGGCCAGGCAGGAGGACAAGGCGCAGGCCGCGATCGACGGGCGGGACGGACAACCGGACGCGCAGGCCCGGGAGCTCGGGCAGCAGATCCGCGCGGCCTCACTGAGGAGGGACAGGCTCAAGGCGCTCCTCGATCGGTTCGAGGTCAGGATGGCGGACTCGCACGCGGGCGCGGTTCGTGCAGGTCGAGTTGACCAACCTCCAGGCCGTCGCCCAGCAGATCGACCGGAGGTTGTTGCAACTGAAATTCGAGGCGGACAGGGCCTCCTTGAGGATCCCGCGCATCGACATGGCCAAGGCCCCAAAGGCCCCGATCCGAAATCGTCGCCTGGTCTTCATGACGCTCGCCCCCGTCGCGGTTCTGGCGGCCCTACTGGCGCTCTCGATGGGCTTGCGTTTCGTCTCTCCCCGAGAACGGCCGTAGCACGTGCCCCGGGCGGGCCGGGGACCGGCTCACGTGGGGGAGCCGCGGCGAGGGATCGTCGCGCCTCTTCGTTGACGCGGGCGAACCGCGGGGCTAGCCTGAACTCCGGTGCCAAGGCCTGGGCGGCGGCCCTGCGCGGGACGTCGGGGCCCGGCACGGATCTTTCTCCCACGGAGTCGGATCGATGGCGGACGACGCGAGGCGGTCGGAAGTGCCCGATGACGGTTGCTGCGAGCGATGGTCCCGCCGCGACTTCGTGCGGAGCCTCGGGGCCGGGCTCCTCGGCGCCTCCGTGCCCGGCCTGGGCCTCCCCGGCGCGGCCTGGGCGGGGTCGGGCAAGGATGAGAGCACGCCCGGCCGCTCGGCCGCTGCGGAGACGGCCGTCGCGCGCTTCTATAAGAGCCTGA
- a CDS encoding DUF3500 domain-containing protein: MPGLGLPGAAWAGSGKDESTPGRSAAAETAVARFYKSLTKPQREAICFPFDHKLRSVVKNNWSIVKPAIRDMDKEQKALCREIMKGLTSEEGHERFMRQMKDDSPGGFEAYHVAVFGEPESEKPFEWVLTGRHDTLRVDGNSVAGAAFGGPIFYGHAADGHDTEDPKHTNNVWWPQAEAANMIFSTLDDKQRKQALMEDAEADDADTIRLKGGSLPSTGLSIATLDGQQKQMTRKLIDTMLAIFREGDAEEVRQCLDASGGVDSLRLTFFKEDDLGDDGIWDIWKLEGPAFSWYFRGAPHVHAWLNVARRA; the protein is encoded by the coding sequence GTGCCCGGCCTGGGCCTCCCCGGCGCGGCCTGGGCGGGGTCGGGCAAGGATGAGAGCACGCCCGGCCGCTCGGCCGCTGCGGAGACGGCCGTCGCGCGCTTCTATAAGAGCCTGACGAAGCCCCAGCGCGAGGCGATCTGCTTCCCGTTCGACCACAAGCTGCGGTCGGTGGTGAAGAACAACTGGAGCATCGTCAAGCCCGCGATCCGCGACATGGACAAGGAGCAGAAGGCCCTCTGCCGCGAGATCATGAAGGGCCTCACGAGCGAGGAGGGCCACGAGCGGTTCATGAGGCAGATGAAGGACGACTCGCCGGGGGGCTTCGAAGCCTACCACGTCGCGGTCTTCGGCGAGCCGGAGAGCGAGAAGCCCTTCGAGTGGGTCCTCACCGGCCGCCACGACACCCTCCGCGTGGACGGCAACAGCGTCGCCGGCGCGGCCTTCGGCGGGCCCATCTTCTACGGCCACGCCGCGGACGGCCACGACACCGAGGACCCCAAGCACACCAACAACGTCTGGTGGCCCCAGGCCGAGGCCGCCAACATGATTTTCTCCACCCTCGACGACAAGCAGCGCAAGCAGGCGTTGATGGAAGACGCCGAGGCCGACGACGCCGACACGATCCGCCTCAAGGGGGGCTCGCTCCCCTCCACCGGGCTCTCGATCGCCACCCTCGACGGGCAGCAGAAGCAGATGACGCGCAAGCTCATCGACACGATGCTCGCCATCTTCCGCGAGGGCGACGCCGAGGAGGTCCGCCAGTGCCTGGACGCGAGCGGCGGGGTGGACTCGCTCCGCCTCACGTTCTTCAAGGAGGACGACCTCGGCGACGACGGCATCTGGGACATCTGGAAGCTCGAGGGCCCCGCCTTCTCCTGGTACTTCCGCGGCGCCCCGCACGTCCACGCCTGGCTGAACGTCGCGCGCCGGGCCTGA
- a CDS encoding SAM hydrolase/SAM-dependent halogenase family protein gives MLVHVIADYGEGDLAFAEVAQRLIALIPDARLVYTPVAPFATLAAGFCIGQLGLNAPPEGTVIYHNVAPREDDDAKREENAGERLAFARLKTGALVVGVNAGHVYSFVRDAAEELGWAAAADSGSQFRSRDIFPRAAADLLSGKGGKAAPLDRKDIPDVPAGKVAYTDGYGNLKLTLRREDVPGKEGQKVRVTIGKKEMDAILSDGSFGVDPGQMALAPGSSGWPLPGGGKVEWLELFLRSGNASEAFGRPESGADVRIAGRA, from the coding sequence ATGCTCGTCCACGTCATCGCCGATTACGGTGAGGGCGACCTCGCCTTCGCCGAGGTGGCACAACGCTTGATCGCCCTGATCCCCGACGCCCGGCTGGTCTACACGCCGGTCGCGCCGTTCGCCACGCTGGCCGCCGGGTTCTGCATCGGCCAACTCGGCCTCAATGCCCCGCCCGAGGGGACGGTGATCTACCACAACGTTGCCCCGCGCGAGGACGACGACGCGAAGCGGGAGGAGAACGCCGGGGAGCGGCTCGCCTTCGCCCGGCTGAAGACCGGCGCCCTGGTCGTGGGCGTGAACGCCGGGCACGTCTACTCGTTCGTGCGGGATGCCGCCGAGGAACTCGGGTGGGCCGCGGCCGCCGACTCCGGCTCGCAGTTCCGCTCGCGCGATATCTTCCCCCGGGCGGCCGCGGACCTCCTCTCCGGGAAGGGCGGGAAGGCCGCGCCGCTGGACCGGAAGGACATCCCCGACGTGCCGGCCGGCAAGGTGGCCTACACCGACGGCTACGGCAACCTCAAGCTGACCCTGAGGCGCGAGGACGTCCCCGGGAAGGAGGGCCAGAAGGTCCGCGTCACCATCGGGAAGAAGGAGATGGACGCCATCCTGAGTGACGGCTCATTCGGCGTGGATCCGGGCCAGATGGCCCTGGCCCCCGGCAGCAGCGGCTGGCCCCTGCCCGGCGGCGGCAAGGTCGAATGGCTCGAGCTCTTCCTCCGGAGCGGCAACGCGTCGGAGGCCTTCGGCCGCCCGGAGAGCGGGGCCGACGTGCGGATCGCGGGGAGGGCATGA
- a CDS encoding XylR family transcriptional regulator, translating to MHERPRVAVIVETSVVYGRQIHRGIARYVRSHRPWSMFLDQRELGAGPPTWLRRHRWDGIISRPTDRKLAAMFRAMRVPVVDLNDLHDDLGLPRVHSDDAAIGRLAAGHLLERGFRHFAFCGFTGERWSDGRREGCLAALAEAGCACDVHESYWRGPLARGWDREQDRIARWVAGLPRPLGIVACNDLRGHHVLDACARAGLAVPEEVAVIGVDDEELLCEMCDPPLSSVVPGAERIGHEAAELLDRLMAGDEDDRRSPELDRRIEPLGVVTRQSTDILAIPDADVAAALRLIRRRACEGLRVSDVLRRVPLSRSLLERRFRKFLGRSPQAEIRLVQVKRIKQLLAETDLPLAEVAALSGFEHVEYLSVVFKRLTGQSPGAYRRQVRS from the coding sequence ATGCACGAGCGCCCTCGCGTGGCCGTCATCGTGGAGACGTCCGTGGTGTACGGGCGGCAGATCCACCGGGGGATCGCGCGGTACGTGCGGTCGCATCGGCCGTGGTCGATGTTCCTGGACCAGCGCGAGCTCGGGGCGGGGCCGCCGACGTGGCTGCGGCGGCATCGCTGGGACGGCATCATCAGCCGGCCCACCGACCGGAAGCTCGCGGCGATGTTCCGCGCGATGCGCGTGCCGGTGGTGGACCTCAACGACCTGCACGACGACCTGGGCCTGCCCCGGGTCCATTCCGACGACGCGGCGATCGGCCGCCTCGCCGCGGGGCACCTCCTGGAGCGCGGGTTCCGCCACTTCGCTTTCTGCGGGTTCACCGGCGAGCGATGGTCCGACGGCCGCCGCGAGGGGTGCCTCGCCGCCCTGGCCGAGGCCGGCTGCGCGTGCGACGTGCACGAGTCGTACTGGCGCGGCCCGCTCGCCCGGGGGTGGGACCGCGAGCAGGACCGGATCGCGCGATGGGTGGCGGGGCTCCCCCGCCCGCTCGGGATCGTCGCGTGCAACGACCTCCGCGGGCACCACGTCCTGGATGCCTGCGCCAGGGCCGGGCTCGCCGTCCCGGAGGAGGTCGCGGTCATCGGCGTGGACGACGAGGAGCTCCTCTGCGAGATGTGCGACCCGCCGCTGTCCTCCGTCGTCCCCGGCGCCGAGCGGATCGGCCACGAGGCCGCCGAGCTCCTCGACCGGCTGATGGCCGGCGACGAGGATGATCGCCGTTCCCCGGAGCTGGACCGGCGGATCGAGCCGCTGGGCGTGGTGACGCGGCAATCGACGGACATCCTGGCGATCCCGGACGCCGACGTCGCCGCGGCGCTCCGCCTCATCCGCCGGCGCGCCTGCGAGGGCCTGCGCGTCTCGGATGTGCTCCGCCGCGTGCCGCTCTCGCGGAGCCTGCTGGAGCGCCGGTTCCGCAAGTTCCTGGGCCGCTCGCCCCAGGCGGAGATCCGCCTCGTCCAGGTCAAGCGGATCAAGCAGCTCCTCGCCGAGACCGACCTCCCGCTGGCGGAGGTCGCCGCCCTCTCCGGGTTCGAGCACGTCGAGTACCTGAGCGTCGTCTTCAAGCGCCTGACCGGCCAGAGCCCCGGGGCCTACCGGCGGCAGGTGCGGAGCTGA
- a CDS encoding SDR family NAD(P)-dependent oxidoreductase encodes MNATLAGKTAIITGAGSGIGRATVLRFLEAGASVVAVDRRADLAESLAADVPAGAGDRLAAVVGDVSTEQPAEEAARVALDRFGGPDILINNAGVSVVKPLHEHTSEEWDSVMDINVKSIYWAAKHVVPAMIAGGGGVILNTGSISGEVGIPGQGAYAASKGAIHEMTRQMAVEYAHHKIRVNAVGCGTVDTPLVRWSAEKSGNPDAFWKMLREGHPIGRIAAPEEVADFYVFLASDKATFFTGAILMLDGGYTAR; translated from the coding sequence ATGAACGCAACGCTCGCCGGCAAGACGGCCATCATCACCGGCGCGGGATCCGGGATCGGCCGCGCAACGGTTCTCAGGTTCCTGGAGGCGGGGGCTTCGGTCGTCGCCGTCGATCGCCGCGCCGACCTGGCGGAGTCGCTGGCGGCGGACGTCCCGGCCGGGGCGGGAGACCGGCTCGCCGCGGTCGTCGGGGACGTGTCCACCGAGCAGCCGGCCGAGGAGGCCGCCCGGGTCGCGCTCGACCGCTTCGGCGGCCCGGACATCCTGATCAACAACGCGGGCGTCAGCGTCGTCAAGCCGCTCCACGAGCACACCTCGGAGGAGTGGGACTCGGTGATGGACATCAACGTCAAGAGCATCTACTGGGCGGCGAAGCACGTCGTCCCGGCGATGATCGCCGGGGGCGGCGGCGTGATCCTGAACACCGGCTCCATCTCCGGCGAGGTCGGCATCCCCGGCCAGGGGGCCTACGCCGCGAGCAAAGGCGCGATCCACGAGATGACCCGGCAGATGGCCGTCGAGTACGCCCACCACAAGATCCGCGTCAACGCCGTCGGCTGCGGCACGGTGGACACGCCCCTCGTCCGCTGGTCGGCCGAGAAGTCCGGCAACCCGGACGCCTTCTGGAAGATGCTCCGCGAGGGTCACCCCATCGGCCGCATCGCCGCCCCGGAGGAAGTCGCGGACTTCTACGTCTTCCTCGCCAGCGACAAGGCCACGTTCTTCACGGGGGCCATCCTCATGCTGGACGGGGGATACACGGCGCGGTGA